The window CCTAGTACAATGACTACACCCAGCCCCCATATCTTTGTTTCCATAaccattctaaaataaaataaaccagaacTCTCATGAGAAATAGCTGATGCTAGGCCTGGGAAGGAAACACATAAGGTGACCCTGGAGTATGTTTTAGTGCCAGAAAGTAAggaagtgataaaaaaaaaataccttacaATGATGGGGTGTGTCAAAGCGACACAGGAGCCAACTATAAGAGCTTCTAATactgggggtcagtgctgtggctcagcaggttaagctgctgtctgcagtgctggcatcccatatgggtgccagtttgagtctcggctgctccatttccaattcaactccctactaatatgcttggaaaagcagaggaagatggctcaagcatgggagatcaggatgaagctcctagctcctggctttgacctggcccagccctggccatggtggccatctggggagtgaatcaggggaaagaagactctctctctctctctttttctctctctctctgaccttcaaataaataaaaataaattaattaatcatttAATAAAAAGAGTTTCTAATAGCCAATACTGGAATAATTTGAGCACTAAAATTAAAGTAGTATTTAATTATTATACAATGTATTAAAATCAGTCAATCTATACTGATATAAATAGACTAATAGACTAATGAATAaatgagagtgaagagacaaattTCTCACACgaaagaattccaaataatttcttAAGTGTGGCCTGCACAGAgtaacatttttccaaagagtacagacagaaaaagagtaaCAAAGAGGCTTTACAGTGGGAAAACCTGACAAACACTAAAGTCAGAAACGTGACCAAGATCAACATCAGCAGTGATGAGTCATGGTGAGAGTACACAGCCTTGGTATGATGTGACGAAAATGGTACTTTATCTCTGCAGTCTGCCTCCAAAAACTACATGAGCCTCTAGTCTAATCGTGAGAAAGACACCAGACAAATCCCAGTTTagggacattctacaaaaatACCTGAACTgtactcagatttctgagaagTGTCAAGGTCATTAAAACTAAACaaagtctgagaaactgtcacagccAAGAGGAAGATATGGAGACAAGAGGATTAAAGGTAATTAGTGATCCTGGAACAGGTAAGAACATTCAGTGAAAACCAAGGAAATCCAAAGAAAGTATTACTTCAGTCAAAATAATATATCAACATTGGTTTATTAATTGTATCAAATATATCATACACTAATGTAAGATGTTAGTAATGGGAGAACTAGATATAGAGTATATGGGATATTATCTTTGTGACTTTTCTGTTAATCAAAAActatttcagggctggtgctgtggcataatgggtaaagcagctgcctgcagtgccagcatcccatataggtggcagttcgagtcctggctgctccacttccaattcggctctctgctatggtccagtccgtgggcccctgcacctgtgtgggagacctggaggaggctcctagatcctggctttagatagggacagtctggctgttgtggccacctggggagtgaagtggcagaacctctcgctctctgcctctgcttctctgtaactttgcctttcaaataaataaatcttaaaaaaaaaaactattctaaaattaaaaattttaaaagtatgttaaATTTAACATTGCATTGATGCATAAATGCAGCTATTTACACCAAAACCCCTTGCTGAAGCACATCTTATTCAAGTAACTGCTAAATGGACATGGTTTTGTAAAAGCATTTGTTACACATGATTTCTTCTCCAAACAGAATGCATTCTATCTACATCCAGCAGAGCTAAGTCAACTTGGGCTGTGTGCCAAGACACAGAAATAGTCTTCTTATATTGAACTCAATGCAATAACAGTAGTATTCAAAGCTTTCCATTCCATGACACTCTATATTCCTGTTGGTCTGAAACAGTCTAAGTTGATTCTCCTCTGCCTCAAAAAGTTTCAAAGTAAGTGTCAATGGGGAGAGGTCAGAAACTGTGGGGCAGGGGAGAGTAGGAAGGAGTAGTGACTGCTGGTTCCACCActtgaagaaaataataataaaaggaaggaaaaggccTAGGCTTCTCCAGACAGGGCCACCCTTATATGGGAACACTGCCAGGAACTTAGAAGTAGCTCAGAGAGGGAGAACAGCTGTTGTGAAGCAAAATTTACTACACTAACCAATCCTAAGTGCCTAAGGATTGTTCTTTCAAagcaatcaaaattccaaagggCATAAATCTGTCTTCTACTTCTGGACCTTGCTGGtcctaggaggcagtggaaaATTTTGAAGAATACATGGCCCCCAGAAATCTTTTGCCGATGACCTTAACAGCATGGTTCACACATTCGGCTTTTGAAAACAACAATAGCCCACACTACCAGGCTGGTCTATGGCAGGAAGTTTGTGTGCTGCTGTCAATGCCTCCGCCTTTGCAGAGATCAGCCAGGGGTGACAAACCGTTGGGGCAATGCCAGGATCAGGTCCCCTGTTCCCTCTTAAAGTAGGCACTTCATCCACTGGGGACTAGTAGAACCTGGAGAAGCAGGAGCACAGGAAAAGATAACACCAGTTACAGACTTTTGAAACCATTGCTTAACCTAAATCATCCTCCTCCTTATCATCTTTCCAGGTCTGGTTCAAACCTTGTATCTTTAAAGTCCCCGAGCCTACCCTCTTTCCTCCAAATTGTAAGAGCACAGTTCTCTTCTCACCAGCGCTGTGCTTGCCCCTTGCTTTAATGCCTTACATTGCTGGATTTTCAGACATAACGTTTCTTTTATATGCAATTCACATTATGGCTTCAAATTCTTGAGTCTGAGTgcaaattctttttctctctcatccaAGTCTTCCCATATCCCATAGCACCTAGTCCAGTGTTCTGGATATTGGCTTAATAAACAATTGATCTTGACTGGTTATTATTATCACCCTCAGGTTACCataagaaaaatcaaacacaaaTCAGATCTTACCCCTCTGACTTGTGACTCAGGATGACCAGGAGGTCTTCCTGGTTATGTCCAACCTACTTAACAGCAAGTCTCCATTTGAGGTATTATGTGTTTCTCTGACTAATCATGCCTTTCCTGACCCTGTGCACAtacagctcctgactcccaccAAGAGCCACTGCTTCTGACTTTGGTGCTGGATGATGGCAGCTAAGCATCCAGACTCCTCATCTTGTATCTGCTGATCTTGTCCAGCAAAGTAAGCCCACCTTGTTTGCTTAGCCTCTGTACCTTCTTccctcagctctggctctggccctggggtTGCCCACTAACATAACTCATTAACAGCTGACAATGCTCCCACTTAGAAAAAGACGATATGTCTGAGGGGATCTCAAAAAGTTCACTGGAAAAAAGATTTACAAGATGGaagcaaaaaatataaacttatgcCTCCACATAAGCTCTATAAAGTTCCAGGCATTTTCATAAGTGATGATACTAGCTGGTTAGTTCATCCCTGAAGAATTGAAGGTCCTAGGAATTTAAACATGTCAATAGAAATTTCTGGATTGTGGCTGCTTCCCGACGAGCTGTGCGAGAACACGGACTAACCATGTCGTCCCTGGTCAGAAAGGTGATAAGCACTGCAAaagccccagcggccattggtcCCTACAGTCAAGCTGTGCAGGTCGACAGGACCGTTTACGTTTCAGGACAGGTGGGCTTGCCCCCTTCCAGTGGAAAGCTTGTGCCAGGAGGGGTAGTAGAAGAAACTAAGCAGGCTCTTACAAACATGGGTGAAATTCTGAaagctgcaggctgtgacttcaCTAACGTGGTGAAAACAACTGTTTTGCTGGCTGACATGAACGACTTCACGACTGTCAATGAAATCTACAAGCAGTATTTCAAGAGTAATTTTCCTGCGAGAGCTGCTTACCAGGTTGCTGCTTTGCCCTTAGGAAGTCGTGTTGAAATCGAAGCAATAGCTGTCCAAGGACCTCTCTCAATAGCCACACTCTGAGTGCACCCTGTGTTGCCGAGTCTGGAATTTTCACTATGCCTTTGacacattaatttttataattggtGTTGGAAAGTTGAGTTTGGCTAAAATAGCCAAAGTTATTATGGAGATACCTTGTTAAGTGGGAGAGTTGAACAAGAATTAAAGATTAGATAATGAATCCAGTTATGATGCCATAAAGTCCACTTACGTACTCATGTTAATGAGGGAGAAGGGACACGCATACCTAGTTACTCAAATCCATGGAAGTAAAGGAGAATAGTAGGTGAGAATGATGAGTTGTTATTCCTGAGAAATGATAAAGAATATATCTAATTCACTCAAGCCTATTAATTTTGTCATGTGAAATATTTAGTTCTAATGTCAGACATGGGATTCTATTTTTACTTgagtataattaaaatattcaaatttgaaTGATAGAAACAAAGGAGAAGACAGTGGACCAAAATTTTATATAGGTAgtatttttctaatataaataaaataaacttgcataaaaaaagaaatttctggatTGTTAACTGAAGAGAAATGGgtgtcctttaaaaaattaatatgattagaaaacaaaatctgGACTGTAAGTTGGATGCCTAATAAATTTCTCATCAAAAACTAACaaaattgcttttatttgatGAGAGAAACAAGCAGGAGCATTGTCATGAAGAAAGATTCCCTGCCAAGctttctcaagattttttttttaaggtttattttatttactgaagaggcagagttacagaatgagagggagagagagagagcaatcttccatctgctggctccccaaatggccgcaatggccaaggctaggccaggctgaagtcgggaggtaggagcttcctctgggtctcccacatgagtgcaggggcccaaggacttcgaccatcctccactgctttccctggtacatAAGCAGAGgatcaggattggaagtggagcagctgggacttgcatcagtgcccatatgggatgacagcatcacaggcagtagctttaaatgctacaccacagcaccagccctggtttgtttttgtttttgttttttttttaagaattatttatttatttgcaagtcagagttacacagacagtggaaaggcagagagagagagagagcaagagagagaggggtcttccatccaatggttcactccccgattggccacaatggccggagctgtgccgatccaaagtcaggagccaggaacctcctccaggtctcctacagtgcaggggcccaagcacttgggccatcttctactgctttcccaggccatagcagagagctggatcggaagaggagcagccgggtctcaaactggtgcccacatgggatgcagtgctacaggccagggtgttaacctgctgtgccacagtgctggccccaagccctggttttttctttctttctttctttctttctttttttttttttgttttttttttcttaacaaacatttttcattaattttttgaagaacccttcAAGAATATCAGATGAGCTCTTAGTGTTTGAAAATAATGACAGGCATAGGATATTaccagaaaaaattttaattgttaaactATCAAGTTCACATAGAGATTCCAGGGCTGATGCAAAACAGTGCCTTGTTCTCTCTTATGTGTAATCTACTCCTGGGGAGtatcattcatgcattcatttgttcaacaattatttactgaacacctaccatgtgccaggGATCTTTATGAGTATCAAgatcttctcctggtctcttggTCTCCATTTTCCCTCCCTCAATTTCTGTCCTACCTCACAAGTCCTAGCCCTCTATTGTTTACTTCCACCAGGTTTTCCTTTTACAGggagtggtagtggtggtgggatTCTGATCCTTCAGATACCTCAGCATGATACACCTATAAGTCAGACATTTCTCCTGCTGATATGACCTCCTCTCACACACAGACCTCCTTCTGTTCCACCACAAGGATATTTTGTTACTTTATCACACCTTCACCAAAGATCACTTTCTACCACCTCCcctacaggtgcaggggcccaaggacttgggccatcttccagtgctttcccaggccacagtagagagctgcatcagaagtggagtaactaggacttgaactggctcccataagggatgctggcactgcaggtggcgactttacccgctacatcacagtgccggtccccagtTATGCTCTGGCAGAGCatcctttatttgtttttttttttttaaagattatttatttatttgaaagagttacacagagaggcagagagagagagagagaggtcttatatccaccagttcactccccaactggccgcaatggccggagctgcgctgatccgaagccaggagccaggagcttcttctgggtctcccatgcatgtgcaggggtccaaggacttgggccatcttctactgctttcccaggtcatagcagagagctggactggaagtggagcagccgagtctcaaactggcacccatgtgggatgccggtgccacaggcggaagattaacccaccgtgccacagtgccggcccccctttaTTTGTTATTCATGGCACTTACCCAATTTACAAATATTCACTTATGAGATCATTGCTTCATATCTTATTCCCTGACTGGACATGCTCCATGAGATCAGGAAACATCTCTGTTTTGTTCTCCATTGAATACTACATTCTATACAGAGTCTGCATATAGCAGGAAATCAGTCAATACATatttccaccaccaccacccgcccccccccccccgccaccaaatggccgctacagccagagctacgccgatccgaagccagaagccaggtgcttctcctggtctcccatgtgggtgcagggcccaagcacttgggccatcctccactgccttcctgggccatagcagagagctgaactggaagaggagcaaccaggattagaacccagtgcccaaattggatgccgatgccgcaggcagaggattaaccaagtgagccacggcaccggcccctcaatattttttgaaagaaccaaaaatccttttaaacaaattttttgtttttgttttttgcattttatttgaaagagagtgaaagagacctcccatctgctggtgcattccacaaatgcatgcaacagccagggctgagccaggcagaaggcagaagcccagaactccaaccagatctcccttgtgggagacaggaatccaagtactcaagccattaTCTACtatctcctagggtgtgcatcagcaggaaactgggttggagCAGAATAGCTAGGACTCAAGCCAGGAATCCCAACATGAAATACAGGTAttccaagtagcaacttaactgctacaccaaatgctcacccccatAAAATTCTTTGGCTTGGTTCCCCTCCCCCTTAAATCTCTcttcttatttattattgaaaggcagagttagagagagcaggagggagagatagacagagagagatcttccatctgctggttcactccccaaatagctgcactggccagggctgggccaggccgaagccaggagaggaGCTCCATCTGAATTTCCTAcgtaggtacagggacccaagcacttgggccatcctccactgccttcccatgcatgctaacagagaactggaacagaaaatgcagcagccgggacttgaactggtgccactgcaccataacaccagtcCTTCTTTCTCTTCACAATTCCTAGTCAACCATTTTATCTCAATATTGTAGACAATGACTTAGTTCGACTTTAGTTCACTTCAGTGGAGGATCGCTTTCAAGCACAAACATCAATTTGTGTAAATACATAGGACatgagcacttcaaaaagttcatggaaaatggaatcaaaaggtaagtttatttttgagcaaaaaaaaatgaaccccATGCACAGCATTTCatgatgcacattttccatgaacttactgaAGACCTGTCatatacatgaattttaaaatttttgccccTGAATATGcttatctttccattccatttccacaaacttttttaaatgcCCTCATGTGTACAAAATTATATATTACTGTATTGCTTtcagtatcaaaaaaaaaaacaggaaattaacTGGAATGACTGACTACATTATAGACATGATGGGGCAAGAGAGCTGACGCTTACAGATTTGCATCTATGGGTCACTGGTCAAGGGTTAGAGGTTGAGGCTGAGGTTAGAAATTCTCAGGTACAACTGACCTCCTGAACACACATGTAGAGCGTGTTCCAGCAACCTGAGGATGATCTGTTCACCAAATGATGCAGGACCAGGCTGCTGGGACAGCAACTACACCAGGAACCAGTGTGCACAGGAATAGCAGAGATTTGAGAGGGTGTAGGTGTGTTACTGACATATTCGCTACAGAGTCTTGTAATTAGTATAATAatactgctatttttaaaaagaatataacatACTCATCTAAATATATACATCATGCAGGAGCACGAACAGAGGCACTGTAAGAATCCTCCTCTGAGGGAAGAATAGAGAATGGAAATGGCTGGAAGGATGGGAAAGGAGTTTattaactttttcataatatattttatatgatttccATTCAATATTTTAGGGGAAATGTTTATCTGGAACCTTGTAATAGGTATACCATTCTCAAGTAAAACTTCTCTGCACATGAATTAGTCACACAAATCTCTTGAAACTGAATATTTTCTGATTTAGTCCAAATTCCAAtccatattcttttaaaatttactctttgGCATATAACAATAttccacattaaaaaataaagtttggctTTTGCTGAATTATCCTGTAACGTTTAAAAGATGTTAAAAACCAATTGGAGATCTTTAagaattacattgattgactGCATCAAGAACTATTACCAAAAACTCATCTGAGTTGGCAGTCagataaaagatatttttgaactATTAAGTGTGCTCATACACAATGACAAACACAGCATAACCTAAAGCTCTCTGGAAATGAAGAGATTTCTCTTGACATTGATTATAAGATATTCTGAACTCTAAaacattaaaatctattttcatcaAATATTTTGAATCAAGGAAATACAGACTAATGGAGAAAATGTCTCTGAACCCAGCACTCAGCTCTTTACCATAATTCTGTATAGGAAACACAGAGATTGctgtttaattggtgactctctgtcagttttcttgccagctccagtaagctattttctcttccctagttctgattctattaaaattgttccaagttatgggaggattccatgtgctaactcttacatttaaggttttatttctgaattttgggactaccaaagagacacagattttgtaTTGTTAAAGTAATTTAGTGtattctcttaatgtctctgttaaattctgaCTACttaaaaacagctgaattttttatgatttgtttaaatatatactcACTCTAAAGCGTCTGAGTAATCACCTTGTAACcatgatcaaatctggtctatattatgtcatgatgttaagggatcctgtTTCTACCAGATACTTTAAACCTCCTTGGCATCGTGACAGGAattcaaaaatcaaagttccaaattctttagACTTTGATATTTCAAGTTAGGCCCCTGGAAATAGCAAGGATATATGtttctcatcttgtagagacaccaataggctatttggattatatttcaggtactgtcaagatgtggtGTTAAATTTTGAGTTATGAtaataaaatgctactgatacaaatgtccaaaagttaaaaaCCCTTATGATCTTATGTTACCAGatatgatggttatcttaatggtAATTAAAAAACTattgggaggccggcgccacggctcactaggctaatcctccaccttgtggtgccggcacaccaggttctagtcccggtcggggtgccggattctgtcccggttgcccctcttccaagacagctctctgctgtggccagggagtgcagtggaggatggcccaggtgcttgggccctgcacccacatgggagaccaagataagtacctgactcctgccatcggatcagcgcggtgtgccagccgcagcgcgccggccgcggtggccattggagggtgaaccaacagcaaaggaagacctttctctctgtctctctctctctctctctcactgtccactctgcctgtcaaaaaaaaaaaaaaaaactactggggccggtgctgtggcatagcgggtaaagctggttcgagtcctggctgctctacttcccatccagctctctgctatggcctggaaagcagcagaagcaagtccctgggcccctgcacccatgtgggagacctggaagaagctcctgcctcctgccttcagatcagcgcagctctggccgttgttgccagttggcaagtgaaccagcagctaggagacctctcctctctctgcctctccttctcgctctgtgaatcgctaactttcaaacaaataaacacatcttaaaaaaaaaaaaaaaactagtactaaaactgctttattgttctatcttgtataGGTTTGGGCCTCATAACTGGGAAGGCCTTAAAGCCCGCCTGATTATTGCTAAcaaggccccttctgtcagtttctatttgcctctcaataggAAACTTGCttgtggtttagacagcacctttcttaggtcctctaataataactctgtcctttgttttagaccctgtctagcccacttagGGCCTAATTCCTTTGTAATCATGCCCTCTACTCTTaaatcaatggctctactccagGCCcatgtgtattgatggtcctctccc of the Oryctolagus cuniculus chromosome 15, mOryCun1.1, whole genome shotgun sequence genome contains:
- the LOC100353046 gene encoding 2-iminobutanoate/2-iminopropanoate deaminase, with the protein product MSSLVRKVISTAKAPAAIGPYSQAVQVDRTVYVSGQVGLPPSSGKLVPGGVVEETKQALTNMGEILKAAGCDFTNVVKTTVLLADMNDFTTVNEIYKQYFKSNFPARAAYQVAALPLGSRVEIEAIAVQGPLSIATL